Proteins encoded by one window of Shewanella avicenniae:
- a CDS encoding sulfite exporter TauE/SafE family protein, producing the protein MELIQIFVVCALLGSIVGFSAGLLGIGGGLIAVPALLYILPWAGVPAQSIPHVAIATSLSAIILTSFSSARAHHKRGNIEWSLFLPMLPGTAVGALCSGFIAELIAGEDLKKGFAVFVILMSINMAYPVKPKAEGRKLPPFPVLFIASAIIAVLSALMGIGGGTLMVPFLCFCGLEMKKAVGFSSANGLIIALWGSLGYVIAGWNIQGMPAGSFGYIYLPALVGIVATSMLIAPLGAKAASTWPTAVLKKTFAALLLVVGLKLILS; encoded by the coding sequence ATGGAACTTATACAAATATTTGTTGTTTGCGCCCTGCTTGGTTCAATCGTGGGTTTCTCTGCTGGCTTATTGGGGATTGGTGGCGGTCTAATTGCAGTGCCCGCATTACTGTATATTCTTCCTTGGGCAGGAGTACCGGCGCAATCTATTCCCCATGTTGCGATCGCAACCTCCTTGTCCGCCATTATTCTCACTTCGTTTTCTTCTGCTCGTGCGCATCATAAGCGGGGCAATATCGAATGGTCACTGTTTTTGCCTATGTTGCCGGGGACGGCGGTTGGGGCTCTGTGCTCTGGTTTTATCGCTGAACTTATTGCCGGTGAAGACCTCAAAAAAGGGTTCGCGGTGTTCGTTATCCTGATGTCGATTAATATGGCATATCCGGTCAAACCTAAGGCAGAAGGGCGTAAATTACCGCCATTTCCAGTGCTGTTCATTGCATCAGCCATCATCGCTGTGCTGTCAGCCTTGATGGGGATTGGCGGAGGAACCTTAATGGTGCCGTTTCTTTGTTTCTGTGGTTTAGAAATGAAAAAAGCGGTCGGATTTTCCTCAGCTAACGGCCTTATCATCGCACTGTGGGGCAGTTTAGGGTATGTTATCGCCGGCTGGAACATTCAAGGGATGCCAGCGGGCTCGTTTGGTTACATTTATTTGCCAGCGTTGGTAGGCATTGTGGCAACGTCGATGCTGATAGCGCCGTTGGGAGCTAAAGCTGCGAGCACTTGGCCAACAGCAGTGCTGAAGAAAACCTTTGCGGCATTACTGCTCGTTGTCGGCCTAAAACTTATTTTAAGTTAA
- the lgt gene encoding prolipoprotein diacylglyceryl transferase gives MALQFPDIDPIIVKFGPFDLFGHSFEPALRWYGFMYLVGFVAALVLLNRKADRSNGLWTRDQVSDLLFYCFLGVILGGRIGYVLVYHFDYFLADPFYLLKITEGGMSFHGGLVGVILAMMFTAFKRKCSFWAVSDIVAPVVPIGLGAGRIGNFINGELWGRTTDVPWGMVFPSGGPLPRHPSQLYQFALEGVALFLLLYWFSKRTSKAGAVSGMFLLGYGIFRCVAELVRQPDTQMGYYWFGLTMGQILSIPMILFGLYLILRKDKHIAATKPVKGKQ, from the coding sequence ATGGCATTGCAGTTTCCTGACATTGACCCAATTATCGTAAAATTTGGTCCGTTTGACCTTTTCGGACATTCTTTTGAGCCCGCATTGCGCTGGTATGGCTTTATGTATCTGGTGGGCTTTGTCGCAGCGTTAGTGTTACTGAATCGCAAAGCTGATCGCAGTAATGGCCTGTGGACTCGGGATCAAGTTTCTGATCTGTTGTTTTATTGCTTTCTTGGGGTAATTCTCGGTGGTCGTATCGGCTATGTGCTGGTGTATCACTTTGATTATTTTCTTGCAGACCCGTTTTATCTGTTAAAAATCACTGAAGGTGGCATGTCATTCCATGGCGGCTTGGTTGGGGTGATTTTGGCAATGATGTTTACTGCCTTTAAACGTAAGTGTAGCTTTTGGGCGGTGTCCGATATTGTGGCTCCAGTGGTGCCGATTGGCCTAGGCGCTGGCCGAATTGGCAACTTCATTAATGGTGAGTTGTGGGGCAGAACCACCGATGTTCCTTGGGGAATGGTGTTTCCTAGCGGTGGTCCGTTGCCGCGTCATCCATCACAGCTGTACCAGTTTGCGCTCGAGGGCGTCGCACTCTTTCTGTTGCTTTATTGGTTCAGCAAACGTACGTCAAAAGCGGGTGCTGTGTCAGGGATGTTTTTGCTCGGTTATGGTATTTTCCGCTGCGTGGCGGAGTTAGTTCGCCAACCAGATACACAGATGGGCTATTACTGGTTTGGGTTGACTATGGGGCAAATTCTGTCGATCCCGATGATCCTGTTTGGTCTGTACCTGATTTTGAGAAAAGATAAACATATTGCCGCGACTAAGCCGGTGAAAGGAAAGCAATAA
- the ptsP gene encoding phosphoenolpyruvate--protein phosphotransferase, producing the protein MLNTLRDITQAVAGAKDLDAALELLVKQIKLAMATECCSIYVLDNNELVLSATDGLKPESVGKVRMPLSEGLVGLVAEREEAINLADARQHPRFKLFPEAAEEEYRAFLAVPIIYQKQLLGVIVVQQASSRQFNEGEEAFLMTLAAQLAMAVRGLKQKSGVQHRRAQVLFNGTPASNGIAIANALVLGGDISLEQPEQRCADVTAERERILQAISRSRNNLANLAQRFDREQDQEVVAIFSALQLLLEDSSLGGEYLREVEEGWQAETAVSRVSLRYIKQFQAMDDAYLKERASDIRELGTKVLRQLIEPGQLELDSDRPIILVTKEADTTLLAEFPRGKLVGIVTELGGVNSHAAILARAMGIPALTGVQQVLAANINRKLLVLNATRGSLMVSPSPSVISEFRLLMNAEKALQRQYVQEIHLPAETTDGQRIKLYLNAGLLSGLESEIADGSDGIGLYRTEIPFMLQQRFPSESEQIAVYKQVLQAVNGRPVTMRSLDVGGDKPLPYFPIKEENPFLGWRGIRLSLDHPELFLVQIRAMLQANGAGTQLSVLLPMVSNLEEIDHALEYFEQAYQELKADVDPNLSRPRVGIMLEVPVLLFQLEEVAKRVDFISVGSNDLTQYLLAVDRNNPRVTSLFDSYHPGVLRSLKNAHEQCVAYGLESSVCGEMAGEPAGALLLAAMGYRHLSMNQGSLARINYLLRRVSLEELKALLQEAMSKRSGQDVRELLREYLAQKDLAAILN; encoded by the coding sequence TTGTTAAACACGCTCAGGGATATTACCCAAGCAGTTGCTGGGGCTAAAGATTTAGACGCGGCGCTTGAACTGCTGGTGAAGCAGATTAAGTTGGCGATGGCTACCGAGTGTTGTTCTATCTATGTGTTAGATAACAACGAGCTAGTGTTATCGGCAACCGACGGTCTGAAGCCTGAATCTGTGGGTAAAGTGCGCATGCCTTTATCCGAAGGCTTAGTTGGTTTAGTGGCCGAGCGTGAAGAGGCGATCAATTTAGCTGATGCGCGTCAGCATCCGCGCTTCAAATTATTCCCTGAAGCGGCAGAAGAGGAATATCGTGCCTTCCTCGCCGTTCCTATCATTTATCAAAAGCAACTGCTGGGCGTTATTGTGGTTCAGCAGGCCAGTTCGCGTCAGTTCAACGAAGGTGAAGAAGCCTTTTTGATGACCCTTGCCGCGCAGCTCGCCATGGCGGTGCGTGGCTTGAAGCAAAAATCCGGTGTACAGCATCGTCGTGCGCAAGTGCTTTTTAATGGGACACCAGCGTCAAATGGTATCGCTATTGCCAATGCGTTAGTGTTGGGCGGTGATATCTCGCTTGAGCAACCCGAGCAACGCTGCGCAGATGTTACGGCGGAAAGAGAACGCATTCTGCAGGCGATTTCCCGTAGTCGTAATAATTTAGCCAATCTGGCACAACGTTTTGATCGTGAACAAGATCAAGAAGTTGTCGCTATCTTCTCTGCCTTACAATTACTACTCGAAGATTCAAGTCTCGGTGGCGAATATCTGCGTGAGGTTGAAGAGGGCTGGCAGGCCGAAACCGCCGTCAGTCGCGTATCGCTGCGTTACATCAAGCAATTCCAAGCGATGGACGATGCTTACCTTAAAGAGCGTGCCAGTGATATTCGCGAACTTGGTACCAAGGTTTTACGGCAACTGATTGAACCTGGCCAGCTAGAACTGGACTCAGATCGCCCCATCATTCTGGTGACTAAAGAAGCCGATACGACATTACTGGCAGAGTTTCCACGCGGCAAGCTGGTGGGGATTGTCACTGAATTAGGCGGGGTCAACTCACATGCGGCGATTCTTGCGCGGGCGATGGGGATCCCCGCGTTAACGGGGGTTCAACAGGTCTTAGCGGCTAACATCAACCGTAAACTGTTGGTACTTAATGCCACTCGCGGTAGCTTGATGGTGTCACCATCACCTTCGGTGATCAGTGAATTTAGACTGTTGATGAACGCCGAAAAGGCGTTGCAACGGCAATATGTGCAAGAAATCCATCTGCCTGCAGAAACAACCGATGGTCAGCGGATCAAACTGTATTTGAATGCGGGCTTGCTGAGCGGATTGGAATCGGAAATTGCCGATGGTTCTGACGGTATTGGGCTGTACCGCACTGAAATTCCCTTTATGTTGCAGCAGCGTTTTCCGAGTGAGTCGGAACAGATTGCGGTTTACAAACAGGTGCTGCAGGCGGTTAACGGTCGTCCAGTGACGATGCGTTCGTTAGATGTGGGTGGCGATAAACCGTTACCTTATTTTCCGATTAAAGAAGAAAACCCGTTCTTAGGCTGGCGCGGCATTCGTCTGTCGCTGGATCATCCCGAGCTGTTTTTGGTGCAAATCCGTGCGATGTTGCAAGCGAACGGTGCGGGAACACAACTGAGTGTGTTGTTGCCTATGGTCAGTAATCTCGAAGAGATTGACCATGCCTTGGAATATTTTGAACAAGCCTATCAAGAGCTTAAAGCGGACGTAGATCCTAATTTAAGTCGGCCAAGAGTCGGCATTATGTTAGAAGTGCCGGTGCTGTTATTCCAGTTGGAGGAAGTGGCCAAACGGGTCGATTTTATCTCGGTGGGGAGTAACGATTTAACCCAATACTTGCTTGCGGTTGACCGTAACAATCCGCGAGTAACATCGCTGTTTGATAGCTATCATCCTGGGGTGCTGCGCTCACTGAAAAATGCTCACGAACAGTGTGTTGCCTATGGCCTAGAGAGCAGTGTGTGCGGCGAGATGGCGGGGGAGCCTGCTGGCGCATTGCTGTTAGCTGCCATGGGATATCGTCACTTAAGTATGAACCAAGGCAGTTTGGCCCGGATTAACTATTTGCTGCGGCGCGTTAGCCTAGAAGAACTTAAAGCGTTGTTACAAGAGGCGATGTCAAAGCGTAGTGGGCAAGATGTTCGCGAATTGCTTCGCGAGTATTTGGCTCAAAAAGATTTAGCCGCCATTTTAAACTAA
- the thyA gene encoding thymidylate synthase: MRQYLDLMQHVLDNGAVKTDRTGTGTRSVFGYQMRFDLSKGFPLVTTKKCHLRSIIHELLWFLQGDTNIAYLKENNVSIWDEWADENGDLGPVYGAQWRSWPTPDGQHIDQITQVIEQIKQQPDSRRLIVSAWNVAELDKMALAPCHAFFQFYVADGKLSCQLYQRSCDIFLGLPFNIASYALLTMMVAQQCDLALGEFVWTGGDTHLYSNHLEQTALQLSREPRALPTMTILRKPDSIFDYRFEDFELSGYDPHPHIKAPVAI, translated from the coding sequence ATGCGACAATACCTTGATTTAATGCAACATGTGCTTGATAACGGTGCGGTGAAAACTGACCGCACTGGCACAGGTACTCGTTCTGTATTTGGTTATCAAATGCGCTTTGACTTGAGCAAAGGCTTCCCGTTGGTCACCACCAAAAAGTGCCACTTACGCTCAATCATTCATGAACTGTTGTGGTTTTTGCAGGGCGATACCAATATTGCTTACTTGAAAGAAAATAATGTCTCTATTTGGGACGAGTGGGCGGATGAAAATGGTGATTTAGGCCCAGTGTACGGCGCGCAATGGCGTAGCTGGCCGACCCCTGATGGCCAACACATTGACCAAATTACCCAAGTGATTGAGCAGATTAAGCAACAGCCGGATTCGCGTAGGCTGATCGTTTCAGCGTGGAACGTAGCTGAGTTAGATAAAATGGCCTTAGCGCCGTGCCATGCGTTTTTCCAGTTTTATGTGGCAGACGGTAAACTGTCTTGTCAGCTGTATCAACGCAGTTGTGATATCTTCCTAGGGTTGCCGTTTAACATTGCAAGTTACGCATTGCTGACCATGATGGTGGCACAACAATGTGATTTGGCATTAGGCGAGTTTGTCTGGACGGGGGGAGATACTCATTTATATTCCAACCACTTAGAACAAACTGCACTGCAGTTGAGCCGTGAACCGCGGGCGTTGCCTACCATGACTATTCTGCGTAAGCCCGATTCAATTTTCGATTATCGTTTCGAAGATTTTGAGCTGAGCGGCTATGATCCGCACCCGCATATTAAAGCCCCTGTTGCTATCTAA